One segment of Acropora muricata isolate sample 2 chromosome 8, ASM3666990v1, whole genome shotgun sequence DNA contains the following:
- the LOC136925227 gene encoding coatomer subunit beta'-like isoform X2 yields the protein MPLRLDVKRKLSARSDRVKCVDVHPTEPWMLASLYNGNVHVWNYDSQTLVKTFEVTDLPVRTAKFVPRKNWVVTGSDDMMLRVFNYNTLEKVFGFEAHSDYLRSIAVHPTQPYILTSSDDMLIKLWDWDKKWQCTQVFEGHTHYVMQIVINPKDNNQFASASLDRTIKVWQLGSNTPNFTLDGHEKGVNCIDYFHGGEKPYLISGADDRLVKIWDYQNKTCVQTLEGHAQNISCVGFHPELPIILTGSEDGTVRIWQANTYRLESTLNYGLERAWSMAMLKGSNNVALGYDEGSILIKLGREEPAMSMDSNGKILFAKHSEIQQANLKNIADHDAKDGERLPLAIKDMGPCEMFPTTLSHNPNGRFVVVCGDGEYIIYTAMALRNKSFGSAQEFVWASDSSEYAIKDGNKIKIFKNFKEKKSFKPEYGAENIYGGHLLGVRSVSGLGFFDWETTDLVRRIEIQPKSIYWADSGELCCLATEDSFFILKYVAENVAKAQESPELMTEDGVEDAFDVCGEIEDCVKTGIWVGDCFIYTNAVNRLNYYVGGEIVTIAHLDRTMYILGYIPKDNKLYLSDKDMNVVGYSLLLSVLEYQTAVMRQDFETAKLVLPTIPREQRNRVAHFLEKQGFKQQALAVSCDPEHKFDLAIQLSELQIAYEIASESENEHKWKQLAELAISKCQFQLAQECLINAQDFGGLLLLATSAGDADMILRLAQTSAEKGKNNVAFLAYFLLGRLEEGIELLCSTGRYPEAAFMARTYLPSHVSKIVKLWKEDLKKINKKAADSLADPLEYENLFPEFQEALQAEKFLKRERVLMRPAAHYKQILSNSERDVFEEMKAAKDEGSLDSILASVEQLSFNEPSASKPMEPSKPTFTASVVPDKSPPSKPMPVTPSATATAAAAAAAATAATAAVDKAPDVNKNPAIADDKDEEDDEDFDFGTASGDDDLDIDDDDLLNDDDDLLDD from the exons ATG CCTTTGAGGCTTGACGTGAAG CGCAAGCTCTCAGCACGTTCAGATCGTGTGAAATGTGTGGATGTGCATCCCACGGAACCTTGGATGCTAGCCAGTTTATATAATGGAAATGTTCATGTGTGGAATTATGATTCTCAGACTCTGGTCAAAACATTTGAAGTCACTGATTTGCCAG TGCGCACAGCCAAATTTGTCCCAAGGAAGAATTGGGTGGTTACTGGATCT GATGATATGATGCTCAGAGTGTTTAACTACAACACCTTAGAGAAG GTGTTTGGATTTGAAGCTCATTCAGATTATCTCCGCTCAATAGCTGTTCATCCAACACAGCCATACATTCTTACTAGCAGTG ATGACATGCTGATCAAACTATGGGACTGGGATAAGAAATGGCAGTGCACGCAAGTGTTTGAAGGCCACACACATTACGTTATGCAGATAGTCATTAACCCCAAGGACAACAACCAATTTGCCAGTGCTTCTCTTGATAGAACTATTAAG GTGTGGCAGTTAGGATCCAATACACCAAACTTCACCCTTGATGGACATGAAAAG GGAGTTAACTGCATCGATTATTTTCACGGGGGAGAAAAGCCTTACCTCATTTCTGGAGCTGATGACAGACTTGTGAAAATATGGGATTACCAG AACAAAACCTGTGTACAGACCCTCGAGGGACATGCTCAGAATATTTCCTGTGTGGGTTTTCACCCAGAACTGCCCATAATTCTGACTGGATCAGAAGATG GTACTGTTCGCATTTGGCAAGCCAACACGTACCGCTTGGAGAGTACCCTTAACTATGGTTTGGAGAGAGCTTGGAGCATGGCCATGCTGAAGGGATCTAACAATGTAGCTCTGGGCTATGATGAAGGAAGTATCCTGATTAAG CTTGGCAGAGAAGAGCCTGCTATGTCCATGGATTCCAATGGCAAGATTCTTTTTGCCAAACACAGTGAAATTCAGCAAGCCAATCTGAAGAACATTGCTG atcacgATGCTAAAGATGGTGAAAGACTACCTTTGGCTATCAAGGACATGGGACCATGTGAGATGTTTCCAACCACCCTTTCACACAATCCTAATGGAAG aTTTGTTGTTGTCTGTGGTGATGGAGAGTACATCATTTACACTGCCATGGCCCTCAGGAACAAGAGTTTTGGATCAGCTCAAGAGTTTGTCTGGGCTTCTGATTCATCTGA GTATGCAATCAAGGATGGAAATAAAATCAAGATCTTCAAAaactttaaagaaaagaaatcttTTAAACCTGAGTATGGAGCTGAAA aTATTTACGGTGGGCATCTTCTTGGTGTAAGATCAGTCAGTGGTCTTGGGTTCTTTGACTGGGAGACAACCGATCTTGTTCGTAGGATTGAAATTCAACCAAAGAGT ATCTACTGGGCTGACAGTGGGGAGCTCTGTTGCCTAGCAACAGAAGATTCTTTCTTTATCCTGAAGTATGTTGCTGAGAATGTTGCTAAAGCACAGGAATCACCTGAGCTGATGACTGAGGATGGTGTAGAGGATGCTTTTGAT GTTTGCGGTGAAATCGAGGATTGTGTTAAGACTGGTATCTGGGTTGGAGACTGTTTCATTTACACAAACGCTGTAAACCGACTCAATTATTATGTTGGAGGAGAAATTGTCACTATTGCTCATCTTGACAG GACCATGTATATCCTTGGCTACATCCCCAAAGACAACAAGCTATACTTGAGTGATAAAGACATGAATGTTGTGGGCTACTCTCTGTTGTTGTCTGTGTTGGAATATCAGACTGCTGTTATGAGACAAGACTTTGAAACAGCTAAGCTG GTTTTACCTACCATACCAAGAGAGCAGAGGAACCGCGTCGCTCACTTTTTGGAGAAGCAGGGCTTCAAACAGCAAGCATTAGCAGTATCATGTGACCCGGAGCACAA ATTTGACTTGGCAATACAGTTATCTGAGCTGCAAATTGCTTATGAAATTGCTTCTGAATCCGAG AATGAACACAAATGGAAGCAGCTTGCAGAGCTAGCCATCTCCAAATGTCAGTTCCAGCTTGCACAGGAATGTTTAATCAACGCTCAAGATTTCGGAGGCCTGCTGCTTCTCGCTACCTCCGCTGGTGATGCAGATATGATTTTACGACTCGCTCAGACGTCAGCAGAAAAGGGCAAAAACAATGTGGCGTTCTTAGCCTACTTCTTGCTTGGAAG gTTGGAAGAAGGGATTGAATTGCTGTGTAGCACGGGCCGGTATCCAGAGGCCGCCTTCATGGCTCGTACATACTTACCAAGCCATGTATCGAA gatTGTTAAGTTGTGGAAAGAGGACttgaagaaaattaacaaaaagGCTGCTGATTCGCTTGCGGATCCATTGGAATATGAAAACTTGTTTCCTGAATTCCAAGAGGCCTTGCAGGCCGAAAAG TTTCTGAAAAGGGAACGAGTGCTGATGAGACCCGCCGCACATTATAAGCAGATTCTG AGTAACTCTGAACGCGATGTGTTTGAGGAAATGAAGGCTGCAAAAGATGAAGGTTCGCTGGATTCCATTCTG GCCTCTGTAGAGCAGCTGTCTTTTAATGAACCTTCTGCCTCCAAGCCAATGGAGCCATCGAAACCGACTTTCACTGCTTCGGTTGTCCCGGACAAATCGCCGCCTTCAAAGCCCATGCCGGTCACGCCATCGGCAACGGCAACAGcggcagcagcagcagcagcagcaacagcagcaacagcagcagtaGATAAAGCGCCAGATGTTAATAAAAACCCAGCTATAGCGGACGATAAG GATGAAGAGGACGACGAGGATTTCGACTTTGGTACAGCGTCCGGCGAT GATGACTTAGATATAGATGATGACGACTTGCTAAACGATGATGACGACCTCCTCGACGACTAA
- the LOC136925227 gene encoding coatomer subunit beta'-like isoform X1: MPLRLDVKRKLSARSDRVKCVDVHPTEPWMLASLYNGNVHVWNYDSQTLVKTFEVTDLPVRTAKFVPRKNWVVTGSDDMMLRVFNYNTLEKVFGFEAHSDYLRSIAVHPTQPYILTSSDDMLIKLWDWDKKWQCTQVFEGHTHYVMQIVINPKDNNQFASASLDRTIKVWQLGSNTPNFTLDGHEKGVNCIDYFHGGEKPYLISGADDRLVKIWDYQNKTCVQTLEGHAQNISCVGFHPELPIILTGSEDGTVRIWQANTYRLESTLNYGLERAWSMAMLKGSNNVALGYDEGSILIKLGREEPAMSMDSNGKILFAKHSEIQQANLKNIADHDAKDGERLPLAIKDMGPCEMFPTTLSHNPNGRFVVVCGDGEYIIYTAMALRNKSFGSAQEFVWASDSSEYAIKDGNKIKIFKNFKEKKSFKPEYGAENIYGGHLLGVRSVSGLGFFDWETTDLVRRIEIQPKSIYWADSGELCCLATEDSFFILKYVAENVAKAQESPELMTEDGVEDAFDVCGEIEDCVKTGIWVGDCFIYTNAVNRLNYYVGGEIVTIAHLDRTMYILGYIPKDNKLYLSDKDMNVVGYSLLLSVLEYQTAVMRQDFETAKLVLPTIPREQRNRVAHFLEKQGFKQQALAVSCDPEHKFDLAIQLSELQIAYEIASESENEHKWKQLAELAISKCQFQLAQECLINAQDFGGLLLLATSAGDADMILRLAQTSAEKGKNNVAFLAYFLLGRLEEGIELLCSTGRYPEAAFMARTYLPSHVSKIVKLWKEDLKKINKKAADSLADPLEYENLFPEFQEALQAEKFLKRERVLMRPAAHYKQILSNSERDVFEEMKAAKDEGSLDSILASVEQLSFNEPSASKPMEPSKPTFTASVVPDKSPPSKPMPVTPSATATAAAAAAAATAATAAVDKAPDVNKNPAIADDKLKKLLLCLALQDEEDDEDFDFGTASGDDDLDIDDDDLLNDDDDLLDD, encoded by the exons ATG CCTTTGAGGCTTGACGTGAAG CGCAAGCTCTCAGCACGTTCAGATCGTGTGAAATGTGTGGATGTGCATCCCACGGAACCTTGGATGCTAGCCAGTTTATATAATGGAAATGTTCATGTGTGGAATTATGATTCTCAGACTCTGGTCAAAACATTTGAAGTCACTGATTTGCCAG TGCGCACAGCCAAATTTGTCCCAAGGAAGAATTGGGTGGTTACTGGATCT GATGATATGATGCTCAGAGTGTTTAACTACAACACCTTAGAGAAG GTGTTTGGATTTGAAGCTCATTCAGATTATCTCCGCTCAATAGCTGTTCATCCAACACAGCCATACATTCTTACTAGCAGTG ATGACATGCTGATCAAACTATGGGACTGGGATAAGAAATGGCAGTGCACGCAAGTGTTTGAAGGCCACACACATTACGTTATGCAGATAGTCATTAACCCCAAGGACAACAACCAATTTGCCAGTGCTTCTCTTGATAGAACTATTAAG GTGTGGCAGTTAGGATCCAATACACCAAACTTCACCCTTGATGGACATGAAAAG GGAGTTAACTGCATCGATTATTTTCACGGGGGAGAAAAGCCTTACCTCATTTCTGGAGCTGATGACAGACTTGTGAAAATATGGGATTACCAG AACAAAACCTGTGTACAGACCCTCGAGGGACATGCTCAGAATATTTCCTGTGTGGGTTTTCACCCAGAACTGCCCATAATTCTGACTGGATCAGAAGATG GTACTGTTCGCATTTGGCAAGCCAACACGTACCGCTTGGAGAGTACCCTTAACTATGGTTTGGAGAGAGCTTGGAGCATGGCCATGCTGAAGGGATCTAACAATGTAGCTCTGGGCTATGATGAAGGAAGTATCCTGATTAAG CTTGGCAGAGAAGAGCCTGCTATGTCCATGGATTCCAATGGCAAGATTCTTTTTGCCAAACACAGTGAAATTCAGCAAGCCAATCTGAAGAACATTGCTG atcacgATGCTAAAGATGGTGAAAGACTACCTTTGGCTATCAAGGACATGGGACCATGTGAGATGTTTCCAACCACCCTTTCACACAATCCTAATGGAAG aTTTGTTGTTGTCTGTGGTGATGGAGAGTACATCATTTACACTGCCATGGCCCTCAGGAACAAGAGTTTTGGATCAGCTCAAGAGTTTGTCTGGGCTTCTGATTCATCTGA GTATGCAATCAAGGATGGAAATAAAATCAAGATCTTCAAAaactttaaagaaaagaaatcttTTAAACCTGAGTATGGAGCTGAAA aTATTTACGGTGGGCATCTTCTTGGTGTAAGATCAGTCAGTGGTCTTGGGTTCTTTGACTGGGAGACAACCGATCTTGTTCGTAGGATTGAAATTCAACCAAAGAGT ATCTACTGGGCTGACAGTGGGGAGCTCTGTTGCCTAGCAACAGAAGATTCTTTCTTTATCCTGAAGTATGTTGCTGAGAATGTTGCTAAAGCACAGGAATCACCTGAGCTGATGACTGAGGATGGTGTAGAGGATGCTTTTGAT GTTTGCGGTGAAATCGAGGATTGTGTTAAGACTGGTATCTGGGTTGGAGACTGTTTCATTTACACAAACGCTGTAAACCGACTCAATTATTATGTTGGAGGAGAAATTGTCACTATTGCTCATCTTGACAG GACCATGTATATCCTTGGCTACATCCCCAAAGACAACAAGCTATACTTGAGTGATAAAGACATGAATGTTGTGGGCTACTCTCTGTTGTTGTCTGTGTTGGAATATCAGACTGCTGTTATGAGACAAGACTTTGAAACAGCTAAGCTG GTTTTACCTACCATACCAAGAGAGCAGAGGAACCGCGTCGCTCACTTTTTGGAGAAGCAGGGCTTCAAACAGCAAGCATTAGCAGTATCATGTGACCCGGAGCACAA ATTTGACTTGGCAATACAGTTATCTGAGCTGCAAATTGCTTATGAAATTGCTTCTGAATCCGAG AATGAACACAAATGGAAGCAGCTTGCAGAGCTAGCCATCTCCAAATGTCAGTTCCAGCTTGCACAGGAATGTTTAATCAACGCTCAAGATTTCGGAGGCCTGCTGCTTCTCGCTACCTCCGCTGGTGATGCAGATATGATTTTACGACTCGCTCAGACGTCAGCAGAAAAGGGCAAAAACAATGTGGCGTTCTTAGCCTACTTCTTGCTTGGAAG gTTGGAAGAAGGGATTGAATTGCTGTGTAGCACGGGCCGGTATCCAGAGGCCGCCTTCATGGCTCGTACATACTTACCAAGCCATGTATCGAA gatTGTTAAGTTGTGGAAAGAGGACttgaagaaaattaacaaaaagGCTGCTGATTCGCTTGCGGATCCATTGGAATATGAAAACTTGTTTCCTGAATTCCAAGAGGCCTTGCAGGCCGAAAAG TTTCTGAAAAGGGAACGAGTGCTGATGAGACCCGCCGCACATTATAAGCAGATTCTG AGTAACTCTGAACGCGATGTGTTTGAGGAAATGAAGGCTGCAAAAGATGAAGGTTCGCTGGATTCCATTCTG GCCTCTGTAGAGCAGCTGTCTTTTAATGAACCTTCTGCCTCCAAGCCAATGGAGCCATCGAAACCGACTTTCACTGCTTCGGTTGTCCCGGACAAATCGCCGCCTTCAAAGCCCATGCCGGTCACGCCATCGGCAACGGCAACAGcggcagcagcagcagcagcagcaacagcagcaacagcagcagtaGATAAAGCGCCAGATGTTAATAAAAACCCAGCTATAGCGGACGATAAG TTGAAAAAACTCCTGCTGTGCCTTGCATTGCAGGATGAAGAGGACGACGAGGATTTCGACTTTGGTACAGCGTCCGGCGAT GATGACTTAGATATAGATGATGACGACTTGCTAAACGATGATGACGACCTCCTCGACGACTAA